A genomic region of Drosophila kikkawai strain 14028-0561.14 chromosome X, DkikHiC1v2, whole genome shotgun sequence contains the following coding sequences:
- the LOC108074141 gene encoding probable RNA-binding protein 18 isoform X1 → MENAAATSSSGTDGRNTEEQRRIWVGNLDSRITEFQLLKLMQKCGAIEKFDMLFHKGGPMVGQSRGYAFVTFAQNEGATNALLKLDGTSVGNRSIAVRLAKNIKYDDLQKPKPRIEIPALGSGKREEKISKSEAIRAIEAKLKVLERQTDDNLELNTMGRGEANVPFIQRYQFNKDRDGTQRYGKSSSAPYHRQQRPKRR, encoded by the exons atggaaaatgct GCGGCCACATCAAGCAGCGGGACGGATGGCAGGAATACCGAGGAACAGCGACGCATTTGGGTGGGAAATCTGGACTCTCGCATCACCGA GTTTCAACTCCTCAAACTGATGCAAAAATGCGGTGCCATCGAGAAGTTCGACATGCTGTTCCACAAGGGCGGCCCCATGGTTGGCCAGTCGCGTGGCTACGCCTTTGTCACATTCGCTCAG AACGAGGGCGCCACTAATGCCTTGCTAAAGCTGGATGGCACCAGCGTGGGCAATCGCTCCATAGCCGTTCGTCTTGCCAAAAACATCAAATAT GATGACCTACAGAAGCCCAAGCCGCGCATTGAGATCCCTGCCCTGGGCAGCGGCAAGCGCGAGGAGAAGATCAGCAAGTCTGAAGCCATACGAGCCATTGAGgccaaattaaaagttttggAACGGCAGACGGATGACAATCTCGAGCTCAATACCATGGGCAGGGGTGAGGCAAATGTGCCCTTTATCCAGCGCTATCAGTTCAACAAGGATCGGGACGGAACGCAGCGCTACGGCAAGTCGTCCTCCGCCCCATATCATCGACAGCAGCGACCCAAGCGACGCTAA
- the LOC108074141 gene encoding probable RNA-binding protein 18 isoform X2, translating to MLFHKGGPMVGQSRGYAFVTFAQNEGATNALLKLDGTSVGNRSIAVRLAKNIKYDDLQKPKPRIEIPALGSGKREEKISKSEAIRAIEAKLKVLERQTDDNLELNTMGRGEANVPFIQRYQFNKDRDGTQRYGKSSSAPYHRQQRPKRR from the exons ATGCTGTTCCACAAGGGCGGCCCCATGGTTGGCCAGTCGCGTGGCTACGCCTTTGTCACATTCGCTCAG AACGAGGGCGCCACTAATGCCTTGCTAAAGCTGGATGGCACCAGCGTGGGCAATCGCTCCATAGCCGTTCGTCTTGCCAAAAACATCAAATAT GATGACCTACAGAAGCCCAAGCCGCGCATTGAGATCCCTGCCCTGGGCAGCGGCAAGCGCGAGGAGAAGATCAGCAAGTCTGAAGCCATACGAGCCATTGAGgccaaattaaaagttttggAACGGCAGACGGATGACAATCTCGAGCTCAATACCATGGGCAGGGGTGAGGCAAATGTGCCCTTTATCCAGCGCTATCAGTTCAACAAGGATCGGGACGGAACGCAGCGCTACGGCAAGTCGTCCTCCGCCCCATATCATCGACAGCAGCGACCCAAGCGACGCTAA
- the mRpS25 gene encoding small ribosomal subunit protein mS25, producing the protein MPFMKGREPIRRTLKYLNAGKLVLKDNVRIFSVNYNTYGDHHAGARDFVFWNIPQVQFKNPEVQVLTLKNMTPSPFVRCYFEDGRDMLIDVDSRNRDDIIEHLIQVVGKTRDQLDAETRLKESKDNPANFGYGCGRHCICEIPGQVPCPGTVPLPDHMRGKIKFAPK; encoded by the exons ATGCCTTTTATGAAGGGACGCGAGCCCATCCGGCGCACCCTGAAGTACCTGAATGCGGGCAAACTGGTGCTAAAGGACAATGTGCGCATCTTTAGCGTCAACTACAACACCTACGGTGACCATCATGCGGGAGCGCG GGACTTTGTCTTCTGGAACATACCCCAAGTGCAGTTCAAGAACCCAGAGGTGCAGGTGCTCACGCTGAAGAACATGACGCCGTCGCCGTTTGTGCGCTGCTACTTCGAAGACGGTCGCGACATGCTGATCGATGTGGACAGCCGTAACAGGGATGACATTATTGAGCACCTCATCCAGGTGGTGGGCAAGACGCG GGATCAACTGGATGCGGAGACGCGTCTGAAGGAGAGTAAGGACAATCCGGCCAACTTTGGCTATGGCTGCGGCCGCCACTGCATCTGCGAGATACCCGGCCAGGTGCCATGTCCGGGCACTGTTCCACTGCCCGACCACATGCGCGGCAAAATCAAGTTTGCCCCCAAGTAG
- the nmdyn-D6 gene encoding nucleoside diphosphate kinase 6 — MTEITLALIKPHVLRNTYAMQQILSLISQHFTVLGQKEVHITKELSERFYAEHQNKFFYHRLTSFMNSGPCYALILQSEASIQKWRNLLGPTKVFRAVYSDPNCIRALYGLSDTRNACHGSDSEASARREISILFPEFKVALPDTLESKKETTTMT; from the exons ATGACAGAAATAACACTCGCTTTGATAAAGCCCCACGTGCTAAGGAACACCTATGCGATGCAGCAAATCCTGTCCCTGATCAGCCAACACTTCACCGTGCTCGGTCAGAAGGAGGTCCACATTACGAAAGAGCTGTCCGAGCGTTTCTACGCGGAACACCAGAATAAGTTCTTCTACCATCGCCTGACCAGCTTCATGAATAG TGGTCCCTGCTATGCTTTGATCCTGCAGTCGGAGGCCAGCATCCAAAAGTGGCGCAATTTGCTGGGCCCCACCAAGGTTTTCCGTGCGGTTTACAGCGATCCCAACTGCATTCGAGCATTGTACGGTTTGTCCGATACCCGAAATGCCTGCCATGGATCGGACAGCGAAGCCTCGGCCCGCCGTGAGATCAGCATCCTGTTTCCAGAGTTCAAAGTCGCTCTTCCGGATACCCTAGAGAGTAAAAAAGAGACGACTACCATGACGTAG